The Novosphingobium kaempferiae genome includes a window with the following:
- a CDS encoding DHA2 family efflux MFS transporter permease subunit — MAGGAPAAAAQGGGAAPLTGARLILAGFVLAMANFIVVLDTTIANVSVPHIAGGLAVSVSSGTWVITSYAVAEAICVPLTGWLSGRFGTLRVFMFSLVGFGVFSTLCGLSGTLSALVIFRLGQGLCGGPLMPLTQTLLLKVFPKEMQPKAMAMWAMTIVTAPIAGPILGGYISDNWSWEWIFFINVPIVALIFFGVWVLLRGQETPTQKLPIDKVGLALLVIFVGAFQMMLDLGRDEDWFSSTKIVALACIAAVFFVAFLIWELTEEHPIVNLSVFRYRGFSASTLSLTIAFGTYFASIVIIPQWLQTSMGYTATEAGRAMAFSGVLAVVASPFVPALMKRFDPRLIVFVGVSWIGICSLMRMTWSTEITFWTIAMPQLLQGVGVSLMIVPLTTISLSSVQPHETAAAAGIANFGRTLAGAVATAIVTTIWSDMGRERGAELAGVLNGADATSDMLQQQGYSAEQARGVIARLVENQGVAVGTAELFGICAIALFIAATTIWLAPRPPKGAKPASGH; from the coding sequence ATGGCTGGTGGCGCTCCGGCTGCTGCGGCGCAGGGGGGCGGGGCCGCTCCGCTGACCGGCGCCAGGCTGATCCTCGCGGGCTTCGTGCTCGCGATGGCGAACTTCATCGTCGTCCTCGACACCACCATCGCCAACGTCTCCGTCCCGCACATCGCGGGCGGGCTGGCGGTCTCGGTGTCGAGCGGCACCTGGGTCATCACCTCCTATGCGGTGGCGGAGGCGATCTGCGTGCCGCTGACCGGCTGGCTCTCCGGCCGGTTCGGAACCTTGCGCGTCTTCATGTTCTCGCTGGTCGGTTTCGGCGTGTTCTCCACGCTGTGCGGCCTGTCGGGCACGCTCTCGGCGCTGGTGATCTTCCGTCTCGGGCAGGGCCTGTGCGGCGGCCCGCTGATGCCGCTGACGCAGACGCTGCTGCTCAAGGTCTTCCCCAAGGAGATGCAGCCCAAGGCCATGGCGATGTGGGCGATGACCATCGTCACCGCGCCGATCGCCGGCCCGATCCTCGGCGGCTACATCTCCGACAACTGGTCGTGGGAGTGGATCTTCTTCATCAACGTGCCGATCGTGGCGCTGATCTTCTTCGGCGTCTGGGTGCTGCTGCGCGGGCAGGAAACGCCGACGCAGAAGCTGCCGATCGACAAGGTGGGCCTCGCGCTGCTCGTCATTTTCGTCGGCGCGTTCCAGATGATGCTCGACCTCGGCCGCGACGAGGACTGGTTCTCGTCCACCAAGATCGTCGCGCTGGCCTGCATAGCGGCGGTGTTCTTCGTCGCGTTCCTGATCTGGGAACTGACCGAGGAGCATCCCATCGTGAACCTGTCGGTGTTCCGATACCGGGGCTTCTCCGCCTCCACGCTGTCGCTGACGATCGCCTTCGGCACCTACTTCGCCTCGATCGTCATCATCCCGCAGTGGCTCCAGACCTCGATGGGCTACACCGCGACGGAGGCGGGCAGGGCGATGGCGTTCAGCGGCGTGCTGGCGGTTGTCGCCTCACCCTTCGTACCGGCGCTGATGAAGCGGTTCGACCCGCGCCTGATCGTCTTCGTCGGCGTGTCGTGGATCGGCATCTGCTCGCTGATGCGCATGACATGGTCGACCGAGATCACCTTCTGGACCATCGCCATGCCGCAGCTTCTGCAGGGCGTCGGCGTCTCGCTGATGATCGTGCCGCTGACGACGATCAGCCTCAGTTCGGTGCAGCCGCACGAGACGGCGGCGGCGGCGGGCATCGCCAACTTCGGACGTACCCTCGCGGGCGCCGTGGCGACGGCCATCGTCACCACCATCTGGAGCGACATGGGCCGCGAGCGCGGCGCGGAACTGGCGGGCGTGCTCAACGGCGCGGACGCCACGTCGGACATGCTCCAGCAGCAGGGCTACAGCGCCGAGCAGGCGCGCGGCGTGATCGCGCGGCTGGTGGAGAACCAGGGCGTCGCGGTCGGCACCGCCGAACTGTTCGGCATCTGCGCCATCGCCCTGTTCATCGCCGCGACCACCATCTGGCTGGCCCCGCGCCCGCCCAAGGGCGCCAAGCCCGCCTCCGGGCACTGA
- a CDS encoding HlyD family efflux transporter periplasmic adaptor subunit: MSEQNASGAESGSVVDKSKRKNLLLGLGGAVVVIGGLWFLYEEFIASRSVSTDNAYVAAENAQVTPLTSGRVVEVLVTDTQPVRKGQLLFRIEDADQKIALQQAEANLAQVERKYGQSLANNAALGAAAGANEAQINTARAGLASAQATLTKAQEDYKRRAALAGSGAVSADELTSARQALDSAKASYQEAQAAVSQAQENARSARRQEEAAVALTKGTTQQTAPEVLAAQAQLAQAKLDLERTVVRSPIDGVIARRTIQVGQRIQTGQAAMTIVPVAQLYVDANFKEDQLGKVRSGQKATLTSDFYGGDVEYHGKVVGFSGGTGAAFSLIPAQNATGNWIKVVQRLPVRIQLDPKELKEHPLRVGLSMEAEIDLTDND, translated from the coding sequence ATGAGTGAACAGAACGCCAGCGGAGCCGAATCCGGCAGCGTGGTAGACAAGAGCAAGCGCAAGAACCTCCTGCTCGGCCTCGGCGGCGCGGTGGTGGTGATCGGCGGGCTATGGTTCCTGTATGAGGAGTTCATCGCCAGCCGTTCGGTCTCGACCGACAACGCCTATGTCGCGGCGGAGAACGCGCAGGTCACGCCGCTGACCTCGGGCCGCGTGGTCGAGGTGCTCGTCACCGACACCCAGCCGGTGCGCAAGGGCCAGCTCCTGTTCCGCATCGAGGATGCCGACCAGAAGATCGCGCTCCAGCAGGCCGAGGCCAATCTGGCGCAGGTCGAGCGCAAGTACGGCCAGTCGCTCGCCAACAACGCGGCGCTCGGCGCGGCTGCGGGCGCGAACGAGGCGCAGATCAACACCGCGCGCGCTGGCCTCGCCTCCGCGCAGGCGACGCTGACCAAGGCGCAGGAAGACTACAAGCGCCGCGCCGCCCTCGCAGGCTCGGGCGCGGTCTCGGCCGATGAGCTGACCTCGGCCCGGCAGGCGCTGGACTCGGCGAAGGCATCGTATCAGGAAGCGCAGGCCGCCGTTTCGCAGGCGCAGGAAAACGCCCGCAGCGCCCGCCGTCAGGAAGAGGCCGCCGTGGCGCTCACCAAGGGCACCACGCAGCAGACCGCGCCCGAAGTCCTCGCCGCGCAGGCGCAGCTGGCGCAGGCGAAGCTGGACCTCGAGCGCACGGTGGTACGCTCGCCCATCGACGGCGTGATCGCGCGCCGCACCATTCAGGTCGGCCAGCGCATCCAGACCGGGCAGGCGGCGATGACCATCGTGCCGGTCGCCCAGCTCTACGTCGATGCGAACTTCAAGGAAGACCAGCTCGGCAAGGTCCGCTCGGGCCAGAAGGCGACGCTGACCTCCGACTTCTACGGCGGCGACGTGGAGTACCACGGCAAGGTCGTCGGCTTCTCGGGCGGCACCGGCGCGGCGTTCTCGCTGATCCCGGCGCAGAACGCGACCGGCAACTGGATCAAGGTGGTGCAGCGCCTGCCGGTGCGCATCCAGCTCGACCCCAAGGAGCTCAAGGAGCACCCGCTGCGCGTCGGCCTGTCGATGGAAGCCGAGATCGACCTGACGGACAACGACTGA
- a CDS encoding efflux transporter outer membrane subunit: MSTKFSSRVATAALLIATTSLAACGAPNLGPRPELRPPSSLDSAASIQGTSAEWPQERWWTAYGDPQLDGLVDEAIRNSPDVATALARIRQAQGALESSRAALLPQIGASGSASVEKQSYNNGTPAEALPKGWKDYGMLGVSANLTLDIWGKNRALLAAATSASEAAVADERQAELVLASEVVSSYFDLGRLLERQKVLEATLAAREGSAKLTGQRVQQGIDNQSSSRQSNALAARARVDVAANMEQIDKRRHAIAALMGAGPDRTLTLTPPPIATIEPTPVPSDAGIALAGRRPDIVVARKLVQAADKGVEYAKKSFLPDISLSGLIGLSSLGLSHLFDDGSDFGNAGAAVSLPIFQGGKLSGQYRLARGGYDTTVASYNKAVIGALQEVADALSARTSAAEQERHALVARTEADAAYDLALQRYKGGLSTYIDALSVETTALDTRLAAVDAHFATLASEVALKRALGGGYADDSAKKATTDE; the protein is encoded by the coding sequence ATGAGTACAAAATTCTCCTCCCGAGTCGCGACGGCCGCGCTGCTGATCGCCACCACCTCGCTCGCTGCGTGCGGCGCGCCCAATCTTGGGCCGCGTCCCGAGCTGCGCCCGCCGTCGAGCCTCGACAGTGCGGCCTCGATCCAGGGCACGTCCGCCGAATGGCCGCAGGAGCGCTGGTGGACCGCCTATGGCGATCCGCAGCTCGACGGGCTGGTGGACGAGGCGATCAGGAATTCGCCCGATGTCGCCACAGCGCTCGCCCGCATCCGGCAGGCGCAGGGCGCGCTCGAATCCTCGCGCGCGGCGCTGCTGCCGCAGATCGGCGCATCGGGCTCGGCCTCGGTCGAGAAGCAGAGCTACAACAACGGCACCCCGGCCGAAGCGCTGCCCAAGGGCTGGAAGGACTATGGCATGCTCGGCGTGTCGGCCAACCTGACGCTCGACATCTGGGGCAAGAACCGCGCGCTGCTCGCCGCCGCCACGTCGGCGAGCGAGGCCGCCGTCGCCGACGAGCGGCAGGCCGAACTGGTGCTCGCCTCCGAAGTGGTGTCCTCCTACTTCGATCTCGGCCGCCTGCTCGAACGCCAGAAGGTGCTCGAAGCGACGCTGGCGGCGCGCGAAGGATCGGCCAAGCTGACCGGCCAGCGCGTGCAGCAGGGCATCGACAACCAGAGCTCGTCGCGCCAGTCGAACGCGCTTGCCGCGCGTGCCCGCGTCGATGTCGCCGCCAACATGGAGCAGATCGACAAGCGCCGCCACGCGATCGCCGCGCTGATGGGCGCCGGTCCCGATCGCACGCTGACGCTCACCCCCCCGCCGATCGCGACGATAGAGCCGACCCCGGTGCCCAGCGACGCGGGCATCGCGCTCGCCGGTCGCCGCCCCGACATCGTGGTGGCGCGCAAGCTGGTGCAGGCGGCGGACAAGGGCGTGGAATACGCCAAGAAGTCGTTCCTGCCGGACATCTCGCTCAGCGGGCTGATCGGGCTCAGTTCGCTCGGCCTCTCGCACCTGTTCGACGACGGGTCCGACTTCGGCAACGCGGGCGCGGCGGTCAGCCTGCCGATCTTCCAGGGCGGCAAGCTCTCGGGCCAGTATCGCCTTGCCCGCGGCGGCTACGACACCACCGTCGCCAGCTACAACAAGGCCGTGATCGGCGCGCTGCAGGAAGTCGCCGACGCGCTTTCGGCGCGCACCTCGGCTGCCGAACAGGAGCGCCACGCGCTCGTCGCCCGGACCGAGGCGGACGCCGCCTACGACCTTGCGCTCCAGCGCTACAAGGGCGGCCTCAGCACCTACATCGACGCGCTGAGCGTCGAGACCACCGCGCTCGACACCCGGCTTGCCGCCGTCGACGCCCACTTCGCCACGCTCGCCAGCGAAGTCGCGCTCAAGCGCGCCCTGGGCGGCGGTTACGCAGACGATTCAGCCAAGAAAGCCACGACCGATGAGTGA
- a CDS encoding TetR/AcrR family transcriptional regulator, with protein sequence MAEKTGLSKRELNKVRKRAEIVGVASRMFLEQGYATTTMSAIADALGGSKATLWAHFSSKEDLFAATVDLHVETFARDIDEVLTGQSFSVPALRRACLRFIDCLLRENSVLLYRLVVSEGERFPEIKETFYTRGPAKLRCAIASFFATRFEEEEARRLTQLTVSAVTGYRTDVLLRPGGATHAEHEAFVDNLLSHVGWPAD encoded by the coding sequence ATGGCAGAAAAGACAGGTCTCTCGAAGCGCGAGCTCAACAAGGTGCGCAAGCGCGCGGAAATCGTCGGCGTCGCCTCGCGCATGTTCCTCGAACAAGGTTACGCCACGACGACGATGTCGGCGATCGCCGACGCGCTCGGCGGGTCGAAGGCGACGCTCTGGGCGCATTTCTCCTCCAAGGAAGATCTCTTCGCCGCCACCGTGGACCTCCATGTCGAGACTTTCGCGCGCGATATCGACGAAGTGCTGACCGGGCAGAGCTTCTCCGTGCCCGCCCTGCGCCGCGCGTGCCTGCGCTTCATCGACTGCCTGCTGCGCGAGAACTCGGTGCTGCTCTACCGGCTGGTCGTCAGCGAGGGGGAGCGGTTCCCGGAGATCAAGGAAACGTTCTACACCCGCGGCCCCGCCAAGCTGCGCTGCGCCATCGCCTCGTTCTTCGCAACCCGCTTCGAGGAGGAGGAAGCGCGCAGGCTGACGCAGCTTACGGTGTCGGCGGTGACGGGCTACCGCACCGACGTGCTGCTGCGTCCCGGCGGCGCGACGCACGCGGAGCATGAGGCCTTCGTCGACAACCTGCTCTCGCACGTGGGCTGGCCAGCGGATTGA
- a CDS encoding nitroreductase/quinone reductase family protein, with protein MSDETSAAIRDARKDWSIEHREMYLRSGGAEGHIMDLTPVGGRSFATHCLVKYVGRKSGKVFITPLCYADIGGEVVVCGSKGGADHHPAWYLNIIEDERVDFQIATQAYRATWREPEGAEREKVWNFFIDCHPFYAGYQTSTERVLPLLMMKAVEPLPVFTAEDATGIRQF; from the coding sequence ATGAGCGACGAAACGTCGGCCGCGATCCGCGACGCGCGCAAGGACTGGAGCATCGAGCATCGCGAGATGTACCTGCGCTCCGGCGGGGCGGAAGGGCACATCATGGACCTCACGCCCGTCGGCGGCCGGTCCTTCGCGACGCACTGCCTGGTCAAGTACGTCGGCCGCAAGAGCGGCAAGGTCTTCATCACCCCGCTCTGCTACGCCGACATCGGCGGCGAGGTGGTCGTCTGCGGCTCCAAGGGCGGGGCGGACCACCACCCGGCCTGGTATCTCAACATCATCGAGGACGAGCGGGTCGACTTCCAGATCGCCACGCAGGCCTACCGCGCGACCTGGCGCGAGCCCGAGGGCGCCGAGCGCGAGAAGGTCTGGAACTTCTTCATCGACTGCCACCCCTTCTACGCGGGCTACCAGACGTCGACCGAGCGCGTGCTGCCCTTGCTGATGATGAAGGCCGTCGAGCCCCTGCCCGTCTTCACCGCCGAGGACGCCACCGGCATCCGCCAGTTCTAG
- a CDS encoding FAS1-like dehydratase domain-containing protein: MSDDFDTSDIDNYLGKPMDFSPLREVIAPNDIRRWVHAMHYPNLAHFDPATIAASTWGRLVAPQSFAIATDDGHGAAPACVGKIENSHLLFGGDEWWFHGPRIEPGDVVTNTRVPFDYTVKQTGFGPTCFQRGDNNYSNQKGEEIARQRSTSIRYRAAAGGENVKTDDFEEPEWTDAAQEEMEERRFAWVKMLHDLGNKERWWDDVAVGDQLPERVFGPHSIASFATEWRAYIVNTWGTLDLRKQDLEGLGFTREMAGYENDPEMLKVNPFLTDGAYYGPSRGHLFAKYARRIGMPRGYGYGASMGSWVTDFLSGWAGQHGMVVHSVANYRGPALTGDVTIQTAEVTEKSVDDRGRHLVHVKHLMKNQKGTTMCTGTAEIALPKKVG, translated from the coding sequence ATGAGCGACGACTTCGACACTTCCGACATCGACAACTACCTAGGCAAGCCGATGGACTTCTCGCCCTTGCGTGAGGTCATCGCCCCCAACGACATCCGCCGCTGGGTCCATGCGATGCACTATCCCAACCTCGCCCACTTCGATCCGGCGACGATCGCCGCGAGCACCTGGGGCCGCCTCGTCGCGCCGCAGAGCTTCGCCATCGCCACCGACGACGGCCACGGCGCCGCGCCCGCCTGCGTCGGCAAGATCGAGAACTCGCACCTGCTGTTCGGCGGCGACGAGTGGTGGTTCCATGGCCCGCGCATCGAGCCGGGCGACGTGGTCACCAACACCCGCGTGCCGTTCGACTACACCGTCAAGCAGACCGGCTTCGGCCCCACCTGCTTCCAGCGCGGCGACAACAACTACTCCAACCAGAAGGGCGAGGAGATCGCCCGCCAGCGCTCCACCTCGATCCGCTACCGCGCGGCGGCGGGCGGCGAGAACGTCAAGACCGACGACTTCGAGGAGCCCGAATGGACCGACGCGGCGCAGGAGGAGATGGAGGAGCGCCGCTTCGCCTGGGTGAAGATGCTCCACGACCTCGGCAACAAGGAGCGCTGGTGGGATGACGTGGCGGTGGGCGACCAGCTGCCCGAGCGCGTCTTCGGCCCCCACTCCATCGCCAGCTTCGCGACCGAGTGGCGCGCCTATATCGTCAACACCTGGGGCACGCTGGACTTGCGCAAGCAGGATCTGGAGGGCCTCGGCTTCACGCGCGAGATGGCCGGGTACGAGAACGACCCCGAGATGCTGAAGGTGAACCCCTTCCTCACCGATGGCGCCTATTACGGCCCGTCGCGCGGGCACCTCTTCGCCAAGTACGCCCGCCGCATCGGCATGCCGCGCGGCTACGGCTACGGCGCGTCGATGGGATCGTGGGTGACGGACTTCCTGTCCGGCTGGGCAGGCCAGCACGGCATGGTGGTCCACTCGGTCGCCAACTATCGCGGGCCCGCGCTGACCGGCGACGTGACGATCCAGACGGCGGAAGTCACCGAGAAGTCGGTGGACGACCGGGGCCGCCACCTCGTCCATGTGAAGCACCTGATGAAGAACCAGAAGGGCACGACGATGTGTACCGGCACGGCGGAAATCGCGCTGCCGAAGAAGGTGGGGTGA
- a CDS encoding PhzF family phenazine biosynthesis protein, translated as MLLDLVDVFGSGPLSGNPLAVVRGGEGLSDAQMLRLTQWLGFSETTFLLPPTDPRADYRVRIFYPAGELPFAGHPTLGTAHAWLAAGGAPHEAGRVVQECGIGLVEVRQEEGRLAFRAPPLIRSGPLDAEDRADVLRLTGAREEDVVAAVHASNGPGWKLLHLRTAEAVLAAEPVAKAPKGTDVALLGPCEPGGAAQFELRAFFADPAGKMVEDPVTGSLNAAVAQYLFAEGLAEGSYVAAQGRKVGADGLVYCTQDAAGEAWIAGRVETVSTGGVLA; from the coding sequence ATGCTTCTCGATCTGGTCGACGTCTTCGGTTCCGGTCCGCTCAGCGGCAACCCGCTGGCCGTGGTGCGCGGCGGCGAGGGGCTGAGCGACGCGCAGATGCTGCGGTTGACGCAGTGGCTGGGCTTTTCGGAGACGACCTTCCTGCTGCCGCCGACCGACCCGAGGGCCGATTATCGCGTGCGCATCTTCTACCCGGCGGGCGAACTGCCCTTCGCCGGGCACCCGACGCTGGGCACTGCGCATGCGTGGCTCGCCGCCGGGGGCGCTCCGCATGAGGCGGGGCGCGTGGTGCAGGAATGCGGCATCGGCCTCGTCGAAGTGCGGCAGGAGGAGGGGCGGCTGGCGTTCCGCGCGCCGCCGCTGATCCGCTCCGGCCCGCTGGATGCGGAGGATCGCGCCGACGTGCTGCGGCTGACCGGCGCGCGGGAGGAGGATGTCGTGGCGGCGGTCCACGCCTCCAACGGGCCGGGCTGGAAGCTGCTTCACTTGCGCACGGCGGAAGCGGTCCTGGCGGCGGAGCCGGTCGCGAAGGCACCCAAGGGCACCGATGTGGCGCTGCTCGGCCCCTGCGAGCCGGGCGGTGCGGCGCAGTTCGAGCTGCGCGCCTTCTTTGCCGATCCGGCGGGCAAGATGGTCGAGGATCCCGTCACCGGCAGCCTCAACGCGGCGGTGGCGCAGTACCTGTTCGCGGAGGGGCTGGCCGAGGGCAGCTATGTCGCGGCGCAGGGGCGCAAGGTGGGGGCGGACGGCCTCGTCTACTGCACGCAGGATGCGGCGGGCGAAGCGTGGATCGCCGGGCGGGTGGAGACGGTTTCGACCGGCGGGGTGCTGGCGTAA
- a CDS encoding glycine zipper 2TM domain-containing protein, protein MKKSLLALAAFAATVTALPITPALADPPRWADRDRDGRNDRWDRHDNRRDDRRGWRGDNRYDDRGRYRQPHRMTRNDRAWRGNDGRYYCKRDNGTTGLIIGAGVGALAGHQIAGRGDRTLGAILGGVAGGALGREIDKGGLQCR, encoded by the coding sequence ATGAAGAAGTCCCTGCTGGCGCTGGCCGCCTTCGCCGCCACCGTCACCGCCCTGCCGATCACGCCTGCGCTGGCTGACCCGCCGCGCTGGGCCGACCGCGACCGCGACGGGCGCAACGATCGCTGGGACCGCCACGACAATCGCCGCGACGACCGTCGGGGCTGGCGCGGTGACAACCGCTACGACGACCGTGGCCGCTATCGCCAACCCCACCGCATGACCCGTAACGACCGCGCATGGCGCGGCAACGACGGGCGCTACTATTGCAAGCGCGACAACGGCACGACCGGCCTCATCATCGGTGCGGGCGTCGGCGCGCTGGCCGGCCACCAGATCGCCGGGCGCGGCGACCGCACCCTCGGCGCGATCCTCGGCGGCGTGGCAGGCGGCGCGCTGGGCCGCGAGATCGACAAGGGCGGCCTGCAGTGCCGCTGA